The Humulus lupulus chromosome 3, drHumLupu1.1, whole genome shotgun sequence genome window below encodes:
- the LOC133823820 gene encoding uncharacterized protein LOC133823820 produces the protein MSTLSWNCRGLGTPRTVQFLKECVFQKKPNFIFLCEILCKTEKVNRIKRSLGFEGMIVVESIGHSGGLALLWKFNEEAQLLSFSKNHIDVVCSPKNTPAYRLTGFYGNPNRSDRSITWQLLRDLSSSSTLPWCIIGDMNNVLSQRDKRGGRPYPNNLLEGFQQLVQDLGLIDIDLIGHPFTWERGRGTLHWVEARLDRALATDSWLNLFPGAKLLNTEVTTSDHCPLLLDPSPKYSNGSSRSFKRLIRSLKGLRDSDSIRKYNDANKQLFEVLTQKEIFWKQRRKQIWLKEGDNNSKFFHASARTRQRRNQICSLRNDRGVVVGWEDGLQDLIVNYFQTLFKSTVMNWDHVVNHITPSITGAHNELMMSPIDAAEVKRALFQMHPEKSPGPDGMTPGFYKKYWSIVGTDVVQAVKSFWDTEQFQDNLPFTNIALIPKKKSPLSMLDIRPISLCNVLYKIITKVLANRLKQVIDVVISDSQCAFIPGRLITDNIMISYELMHYMKRKSHGKQGYMAVKLDMSKAYDRVEWGYLRSVLCRMGFHEKLVSLFMVCVSSARYQIAHGGKEFGLIIPERGLRQGDPLSSYLFIICTEGFSALLQEYERKQFISGIQVARGAPRISHMFFADDSYIFCKANSEEANHVLSLLHTFELASGQKINYDKSSVFFSRNTLVADRDTICGEMGNHEADDQSTYLGLPNIMGRKKTVILGYLKERILSRIKVGRPNFYLEQGRRFF, from the exons ATGAGTACCTTAAGTTGGAATTGCCGTGGGCTTGGGACCCCACGGACTGTTCAATTCCTAAAGGAATGTGTATTCCAAAAGAAACCCAATttcatttttctttgtgaaaTCTTGTGTAAAACTGAAAAAGTTAATAGAATTAAGAGGTCTTTGGGCTTTGAAGGCATGATTGTGGTTGAGTCCATTGGCCATAGTGGTGGGCTGGCCCTTCTTTGGAAGTTTAATGAAGAAGCCCAACTACTTTCTTTCAGTAAAAATCACATTGATGTTGTCTGCTCTCCCAAGAATACCCCTGCTTATAGACTCACAGGATTTTACGGCAACCCAAATCGCTCAGATCGTTCTATCACTTGGCAGCTGCTTCGTGATCTGTCTAGCTCCTCTACTCTTCCTTGGTGCATTATAGGCGATATGAATAACGTGCTCAGCCAGAGGGACAAGCGTGGTGGCCGACCTTATCCTAACAATCTTCTAGAGGGTTTCCAGCAGTTGGTTCAGGATTTAGGGCTCATTGACATCGATCTTATTGGCCATCCCTTCACTTGGGAGCGTGGCCGTGGCACTCTCCATTGGGTGGAAGCTCGTCTAGATCGTGCCCTTGCCACAGATTCTTGGCTTAATCTCTTCCCTGGAGCCAAGCTTCTAAACACTGAGGTAACAACTTCTGATCATTGTCCTCTCCTTCTTGATCCTAGCCCCAAGTACAGTAATGGTTCTAGCCGCTCATTTAA GAGATTAATCAGATCACTTAAGGGTCTTCGGGATAGTGACTCTATTCGTAAGTACAATGACGCCAACAAGCAGCTTTTTGAAGTCTTGACCCAAAAAGAAATTTTTTGGAAACAGAGACGTAAGCAGATATGGTTGAAAGAAGGGGACAATAATTCTAAATTTTTTCATGCATCGGCTCGCACTCGACAACGGCGCAATCAGATCTGTTCTCTTCGTAATGATAGAGGTGTTGTAGTCGGGTGGGAAGATGGTTTACAGGACTTGATTGTTAATTATTTTCAGACCCTTTTTAAGTCCACTGTCATGAACTGGGATCATGTTGTAAATCACATTACTCCGTCTATTACAGGTGCCCATAATGAGTTAATGATGTCTCCAATTGATGCAGCAGAAGTGAAGCGTGCGTTGTTTCAAATGCATCCAGAAAAATCTCCAGGGCCTGATGGAATGACTCCAggattttataaaaaatattggtCGATTGTGGGTACTGATGTCGTCCAAGCTGTTAAGAGTTTCTGGGATACTGAACAGTTCCAAGACAATCTCCCTTTCACTAATATTGCTTTGATACCGAAAAAGAAGAGTCCTCTATCAATGTTGGATATCCGACCGATCTCACTTTGCAATGTGTTATACAAGATAATAACTAAAGTTCTGGCCAATCGACTCAAGCAGGTTATTGATGTTGTCATCTCTGACTCCCAGTGTGCGTTTATTCCAGGTCGATTAATCACTGACAACATTATGATCTCCTACGAACTTATGCATTATATGAAACGTAAAAGTCATGGAAAGCAAGGGTATATGGCAGTTAAACTTGATATGAGCAAAGCGTATGATCGAGTTGAGTGGGGCTATTTAAGATCTGTTCTTTGCAGGATGGGCTTTCATGAAAAACTGGTCTCTCTCTTTATGGTGTGTGTTTCATCTGCTAGGTACCAGATTGCACATGGTGGTAAAGAATTTGGTCTTATCATACCGGAAAGGGGTCTTCGCCAAGGCGACCCCTTATCTTCTTATTTGTTTATCATCTGCACAGAGGGGTTTTCTGCTCTATTACAGGAATATGAAAGAAAGCAGTTCATTAGCGGCATCCAGGTGGCTCGAGGGGCTCCTAGAATATCTCATATGTTCTTCGCCGACGACAGCTACATTTTTTGTAAAGCTAATTCCGAGGAAGCCAATCATGTGCTTTCTCTTCTACATACTTTTGAGCTTGCATCGGGACAGAAGATTAATTATGATAAATCTTCTGTTTTCTTCAGCAGGAATACTTTAGTGGCAGATAGAGATACTATTTGTGGCGAGATGGGTAATCATGAAGCAGACGACCAAAGTACTTACCTTGGCCTCCCAAATATTATGGGTCGTAAAAAGACAGTAATTTTGGGGTATCTTAAGGAGCGGATTTTATCAAGAATCAAGGTTGGGAGACCAAATTTTTATCTAGAGCAGGGAAGGAGATTCTTTTGA